The following nucleotide sequence is from Peribacillus sp. ACCC06369.
GCCGGTAAGGACTTATTAAGCAAAAATAATATTTCAAAAAAATTAAAGGCTTGTTTAGCAGGCCTTTATTTTTTTTATTTTTAACATAGGTTCCCAAAGGGTTTTTAGGATTTTTTAAATTCCGTACGGAACTCAGAACCGCTAAAAACAGAGCTGAAAAAGCTATACTTTGTCTTAATGGGATTAATTTAGTAAAATGAAGTATTAAAAGACTACTTGGAAATGAGTGAAGCATGAAATGGACTCCATAAAAATCAGCACAGAATATATTACACTAGGACAATTCTTGAAATTGGCCGATTTAATCCAAAGCGGCGGAATGTCAAAATGGTTCTTAAGTGAATACGAAGTTTACATTAATGGCGAATTAGACGTGAGAAGAGGCAGAAAATTAAGATCAGGTGATAAAATAGAAATTCCTGGATTTGGCACCTACACAATTACAAGCTAAAACATAAGGGAAGAGCGGAATATGTATATTGAAAATATAAGTTTGAGAAATTACCGCAACTATACCGAACTGAATCTGACTTTTGAAAATAAAGTCAACGTAATCCTCGGCGAAAATGCTCAAGGGAAAACAAATGTCATGGAATCCATTTTCGTTTTAGCAATGGCAAAATCTCATCGTACCTCAAATGATAAAGAACTTATTCGCTGGGATGAAGAGTATGCTAAAATAGAAGGAAGAGTTAGAAAGAGAAATACCTCAATACCACTTGAGCTGACCATTTCAAAAAAAGGGAAAAAGGCGAAGTGCAACCATATTGAACAAAGAAAGTTGAGTCAATATGTCGGAAATATGAATGTGGTCATGTTTGCGCCTGAGGATCTTAACCTTGTAAAGGGGAGTCCTTTAGTCAGACGCCGTTTTATAGATATGGAAATTGGCCAGGTTTCTCCCGTATACCTTCATGATATGAGCCAATATCATAAAATACTTCAACAAAGAAATCATTACTTAAAGCTTCTGCAGACCCGGAAACAAACGGATACGACGATGCTTGACGTGCTAACTGACCAATTTATTCAGTATGCAGCGAAAATTGTCGAAAGAAGGTACGAGTTTCTTTTAAAGCTCCAGCAATGGGCAGAGCCGATTCACTCGGGGATCTCCAGAAATCTAGAAGTATTGAAAATCCAATATAAACCGTCGCTTGATGTATCAGAATCTATGGATTTGACGAAAATGATAGAAGTATACACAGAAAAATTTGATAAAATAAAAACAAGGGAAATTGAACGGGGTGTAACACTGG
It contains:
- the yaaA gene encoding S4 domain-containing protein YaaA; amino-acid sequence: MDSIKISTEYITLGQFLKLADLIQSGGMSKWFLSEYEVYINGELDVRRGRKLRSGDKIEIPGFGTYTITS
- the recF gene encoding DNA replication/repair protein RecF translates to MYIENISLRNYRNYTELNLTFENKVNVILGENAQGKTNVMESIFVLAMAKSHRTSNDKELIRWDEEYAKIEGRVRKRNTSIPLELTISKKGKKAKCNHIEQRKLSQYVGNMNVVMFAPEDLNLVKGSPLVRRRFIDMEIGQVSPVYLHDMSQYHKILQQRNHYLKLLQTRKQTDTTMLDVLTDQFIQYAAKIVERRYEFLLKLQQWAEPIHSGISRNLEVLKIQYKPSLDVSESMDLTKMIEVYTEKFDKIKTREIERGVTLVGPHRDDLVFFVNDRDVQTYGSQGQQRTTALSLKLAEIELIHEEIGEYPILLLDDVLSELDDFRQSHLLNTIQGKVQTFVTTPSVDGIDHQTLREASTFYVSQGSIKKVK